The following are encoded in a window of Falco peregrinus isolate bFalPer1 unplaced genomic scaffold, bFalPer1.pri scaffold_51, whole genome shotgun sequence genomic DNA:
- the LOC129783551 gene encoding casein kinase I-like isoform X2 — protein sequence MLKGERWRGKSAVSLDKFGKSPREIFHPEIQKGPVNFKFGVLYAKGGQLTDDEMFSDVCVPTIKWCGAEGDYNGMGMEPFGPSLEDLFSFCSRKFSLETVLLLADQMIS from the exons tgctgtgagtCTTGACAAATTTGGGAAGAGCCCGAGGGAAATTTTTCATCCTGAGATACAGAAG ggacctgtgaattttaaatttggAGTCCTTTATGCTAAGGGTGGGCAGCTTACAGATGATGAAATGTTCAGCGATG tGTGCGTTCCCACAATTAAGTGGTGTGGAGCTGAAGGGGACTACAATGGAATGGGGAtggagccgtttggaccgagtcttgaagatctcttcagtttttgttcAAGGAAATTTAGTCTCGAGACAGTCCTGTTACTCGCTGACCAAATG ATTAGTTGA